The following are encoded together in the Penicillium digitatum chromosome 3, complete sequence genome:
- a CDS encoding CDR ABC transporter — MEKDHDEPEFAPITARTATALEEREQQALTRIASSKLGQQLSRSASKKEGLDPHLDPTNPRFDHHRWAQMVLDQVNDSGIDILQQGVVFSNLCVSGSGSALQYQETLTSSLKVPFQSAIRALTGRSSPPRQILRSFDGLLQGGELLLVLGRPGSGCTTFLKTICGHLGGLTVEPESKLHYEGVAFDHMIKHHRGEVAYNKEVDLHFPHLTVGQTLTFAAHARAPQQRPEGMTRDEYVETITQVVLSVFGLSHTYNTKVGNEFVRGVSGGERKRVSIAEMFLARCRIGAWDNSTRGLDAASALKFVSSLRLAADMGKSCHAIAAYQASQSMYDLFDKVILLYEGYQIYYGPRDRAVSYFEDMGWERPERQVSGDFLTAITNPAERTARPGMENKVPRTAKEFSEHWKKSPECQLLHDDISKFESEHPPNGDDAKRLMESHEERQAHHTRSRSPFLLSIPMQVRLCTRRAHQRMLQDLPTAMSPVVVQIVLSLIIGSIFYNTPDSPSFFFQKGAVMYFAVLMNALLTINEILQLYAQRPVVEKQAGYAFVHPFTEALASLVVDLPIKIIRISIFTIVLYFMANLRREAGAFFIHYLFLLTAVLSMSGMFRSVGALTKTSGQAMAIAGVLVLCIVVYTGFTLPQPYMHPWLSWIRWINPIYYTFEALVANEFHGRTFDCSTFVPSYGTGTSFICSTVGAVAGQRTVSGDAFIEKNYEYKHSHMWRNYGILIAFFIAFNALYLIATEYITDDKSKAEALVFRPGHAPKYLQEGHSVELGIEEVNKLELQKTSDTIRLPEQKDILSWHSLNYDIPVKEGTRRLLDNVNGWVKPGSLTALMGVSGAGKTTLLDVLAQRVSIGIVSGDIFVNGKGLAANFPRRTGYVQQQDLHLDSTTVREALRFSAMLRQPQNVTKQEKYEYVEQVIQILGMGDFAEAVVGNLGEGLNVEQRKLLSIGVELAAKPTLLIFLDEPTSGLDSQSSWTICQFLRRLADHGQAVLATIHQPSAQLFQTFDRLLFLAKGGKTVYFGDIGSQSSTLLNYFRQNGARACEKLENPAEYVLEMVAGDSCTVDWVEAWNKSPEYEEVQAEVERLHYARKPSIHQPVVDKSDELDDDDSEFAMPLSSQLYYVLARVFQQYYRQPEYIYSKFVLGIVSGLFIGFSFWKADNSQQGFQNVLFSIFLLCTIFNTLVNQIMPKFVFQRSLYEVRERPSRIYSWKVFILSQMLVEIPFQVCLGVCSWACFYWSVFGSDQDSERRSLIMLFIVQFYIYAASMAQLAVCAIPEPALAAMLATLMFGLSFIFNGVMQPPDELPRFWIFMYRVSPFTYYIGGIGATALHGRPVECNDAEMSVFDPPSGQTCFQYMEKYLATAPGTLVNYNATSGCEYCSLRSADQYLSARKIEWGDRWRNYGIFWCYFIFNIFAAITLYYLFRVRGSKAKTKKA; from the coding sequence ATGGAGAAGGACCACGATGAGCCCGAGTTCGCTCCAATCACGGCGCGAACTGCAACTGCTCTAGAGGAACGAGAACAACAGGCCTTGACTCGCATTGCCTCCAGCAAACTTGGCCAACAACTTTCAAGATCGGCAAGCAAGAaagaaggtctcgaccccCACCTGGATCCAACCAACCCCCGATTTGATCATCACCGATGGGCGCAGATGGTGTTGGACCAGGTGAATGACTCAGGCATTGATATCCTTCAGCAAGGCGTGGTCTTCTCCAATCTATGTGTGAGCGGTTCCGGCTCCGCTCTTCAATACCAGGAAACTCTCACTTCCAGTTTGAAAGTGCCCTTCCAATCAGCGATAAGAGCTTTGACGGGACGGAGCTCACCACCTAGACAAATCCTTCGCAGCTTCGATGGCCTACTTCAGGGAGGAGAACTCCTTCTTGTCTTGGGTCGACCCGGTAGTGGATGTACGACTTTCCTGAAGACTATCTGCGGACACCTTGGGGGTTTGACAGTAGAGCCTGAAAGTAAACTTCATTACGAAGGAGTTGCATTTGATCACATGATCAAACATCACCGAGGAGAGGTTGCATACAACAAGGAGGTCGACCTTCATTTCCCTCACTTGACTGTGGGTCAGACCCTCACATTCGCCGCCCATGCTCGTGCACCCCAACAACGCCCGGAAGGTATGACCCGCGATGAATACGTTGAGACAATCACTCAGGTAGTTCTGTCCGTCTTTGGATTGTCTCACACCTACAACACCAAGGTGGGCAATGAATTTGTACGTGGTGTTAGTGGAGGTGAGAGAAAGCGAGTCAGTATTGCTGAGATGTTTCTGGCTCGCTGTCGCATCGGAGCATGGGACAACAGCACCCGTGGTCTGGATGCTGCATCCGCTCTGAAATTTGTTAGCTCACTGCGTCTCGCAGCTGATATGGGAAAGTCTTGCCATGCCATTGCAGCCTACCAAGCATCGCAATCAATGTATGATCTTTTCGACAAGGTGATCCTGCTATACGAAGGATACCAGATCTACTACGGACCCAGAGACCGTGCAGTATCCTATTTCGAAGACATGGGCTGGGAGAGACCCGAGCGCCAAGTCAGCGGCGACTTCTTGACTGCTATCACCAACCCCGCAGAACGGACGGCACGGCCTGGCATGGAGAACAAGGTTCCCCGCACAGCGAAGGAGTTTTCCGAGCATTGGAAAAAGAGCCCGGAGTGTCAGCTTTTGCATGACGATATTTCCAAGTTCGAAAGTGAACATCCGCCAAATGGAGACGACGCGAAGAGGCTCATGGAAAGCCACGAAGAGCGGCAAGCCCACCACACTCGATCTCGCAGCCCTTTCCTGCTCTCCATCCCTATGCAGGTTCGGCTTTGCACGCGCAGAGCCCACCAGCGAATGCTTCAGGATCTCCCAACAGCCATGTCACCGGTTGTTGTCCAGATCGTTCTCTCTCTGATCATTGGATCCATCTTCTACAATACTCCGGATTCACccagcttcttcttccaaaAGGGTGCAGTGATGTATTTTGCTGTGCTTATGAACGCTCTACTTACGATCAACGAAATCCTTCAACTTTATGCTCAGCGCCCTGTCGTCGAAAAGCAAGCTGGATATGCCTTTGTCCACCCATTCACCGAAGCCCTAGCCAGTCTTGTCGTCGATCTACCGATCAAGATCATACGAATTTCAATTTTCACGATAGTCCTCTACTTCATGGCAAACCTGCGCCGCGAAGCGGGAGCTTTCTTCATCCATTACCTATTCTTGCTCACTGCAGTTTTGTCTATGTCTGGCATGTTCCGCAGTGTCGGTGCGTTGACTAAAACTTCTGGGCAGGCTATGGCGATTGCCGGTGTGCTTGTGCTTTGCATTGTCGTTTATACTGGGTTTACTCTTCCGCAGCCGTACATGCATCCGTGGCTTTCTTGGATCCGGTGGATCAACCCGATCTACTATACCTTCGAAGCACTTGTGGCCAATGAATTCCATGGTCGGACATTCGACTGTTCCACATTCGTCCCAAGTTATGGAACTGGCACGTCTTTCATCTGTTCCACTGTCGGTGCAGTCGCCGGTCAAAGAACGGTATCTGGGGATGCTTTCATCGAGAAGAACTACGAGTACAAGCACTCTCACATGTGGCGGAACTATGGAATTCTCATCGCTTTCTTCATCGCCTTCAATGCTCTCTACTTGATTGCCACAGAGTACATCACAGATGATAAGTCAAAGGCCGAGGCCTTGGTCTTCCGCCCTGGACATGCACCCAAGTATCTACAGGAAGGTCACAGTGTCGAGCTTGGAATTGAGGAGGTAAATAAGCTCGAGCTGCAGAAAACCAGTGACACCATCCGTCTGCCCGAGCAAAAGGACATTCTGTCATGGCACTCTCTCAACTACGACATCCCTGTGAAGGAGGGCACCCGAAGACTCTTGGACAATGTCAATGGTTGGGTCAAGCCTGGTAGCCTGACTGCCTTGATGGGTGTTTCAGGAGCTGGAAAGACAACACTACTTGATGTTCTTGCGCAGAGAGTCTCCATTGGCATTGTCTCCGGTGATATCTTCGTGAACGGCAAGGGACTTGCAGCAAACTTTCCCCGTCGGACTGGATATGTACAACAGCAAGATCTTCATCTGGACAGTACCACTGTGAGAGAAGCTTTGCGTTTCAGTGCAATGCTTCGTCAACCTCAAAATGTTACTAAACAAGAGAAGTATGAGTACGTTGAACAAGTCATCCAAATCTTAGGCATGGGAGATTTCGCCGAAGCGGTCGTGGGAAACCTGGGAGAGGGTCTCAACGTCGAGCAAAGGAAACTGCTTAGTATTGGTGTCGAACTTGCTGCCAAGCCCACCCTGCTTATCTTCCTCGATGAACCTACTAGCGGTCTCGACTCCCAAAGCTCTTGGACCATTTGTCAATTCCTGAGAAGACTTGCAGATCATGGCCAGGCTGTTCTTGCAACAATCCATCAGCCTAGTGCGCAGTTGTTCCAAACCTTCGATCGTTTGCTCTTCCTTGCCAAGGGAGGAAAAACAGTCTACTTTGGCGACATCGGAAGCCAATCCTCCACTCTTTTGAATTACTTCAGGCAAAATGGCGCGCGAGCATGTGAGAAACTTGAGAATCCCGCTGAATATGTTCTTGAAATGGTTGCTGGCGATTCTTGCACAGTAGACTGGGTTGAGGCCTGGAACAAGAGTCCAGAGTATGAAGAGGTACAAGCTGAGGTCGAACGACTTCATTACGCCCGCAAGCCGTCTATTCACCAACCTGTCGTGGACAAGTCTGATGAGCTTGACGATGACGACTCCGAGTTCGCCATGCCACTCAGCAGCCAGCTGTACTATGTCCTTGCAAGAGTCTTCCAACAGTACTACCGTCAGCCAGAATACATCTACTCCAAGTTTGTGTTGGGTATTGTGTCTGGTTTATTCATCGGCTTCTCGTTCTGGAAAGCAGACAACTCCCAACAAGGCTTCCAAAACGTGCTTTTCAGTATTTTCCTGTTGTGCACAATTTTCAACACCCTTGTGAATCAGATCATGCCCAAATTCGTTTTCCAGCGCTCCCTCTACGAAGTCCGCGAACGACCATCCCGTATCTACTCCTGGAAAGTCTTCATCCTGTCCCAGATGCTCGTGGAAATTCCCTTCCAAGTCTGTCTCGGTGTTTGTTCTTGGGCCTGCTTCTACTGGTCCGTCTTCGGCTCCGACCAAGACTCCGAGCGTCGCTCCCTGATCATGCTCTTTATCGTTCAATTCTACATCTACGCCGCAAGCATGGCACAGCTAGCCGTCTGCGCAATCCCGGAGCCCGCACTCGCAGCTATGCTGGCCACGCTGATGTTTGGTCTttccttcatcttcaacgGCGTCATGCAACCACCCGATGAACTCCCTCGCTTTTGGATATTCATGTACCGTGTCTCGCCATTTACCTACTACATCGGCGGTATCGGGGCTACGGCGCTCCATGGCCGTCCGGTCGAATGTAATGATGCGGAAATGAGTGTCTTTGATCCGCCGTCTGGTCAGACCTGCTTCCAGTATATGGAGAAGTATCTCGCGACTGCGCCCGGGACGCTTGTTAATTACAATGCCACGTCCGGTTGTGAGTACTGTTCTCTCCGCTCCGCGGATCAGTACCTTTCTGCAAGGAAGATTGAGTGGGGTGATCGCTGGAGAAACTACGGAATCTTCTGGTGTTATTTCATTTTCAATATCTTTGCTGCTATCACGCTTTATTACCTCTTCAGGGTGCGGGGCTCTAAGGCTAAGACAAAGAAGGCTTGA
- a CDS encoding Aminotransferase, class IV → MRAWTTPRLRRRNILLILEDFDRCAPHGISTAKVGGKYAPVLRNSDQVRQEGFGINLHLDSAPRTEIDEYSTSAFIGVKWDGDQLTLSQVNSHDAIDSVAVASVPEIAYTLGYRVEKRWIAYEELREFAEFIAAGTVAALVSEGSITIQSRGDQFAYHCWA, encoded by the exons ATGCGAGCATGGACCACTCCACGACTCCGGCGCCGCAATATAT TGCTGATTTTGGAGGACTTTGATCGCTGTGCACCGCACGGAATCAGCACTGCCAAGGTTGGTGGGAAATATGCCCCTGTGTTGCGGAACAGTGACCAGGTGCGGCAGGAAGGGTTTGGGATTAATCTTCATTTGGATAGTGCGCCTCGCACTGAAATTGATGAGTACTCAACTTCTGCTTTCATTGGAGTGAAGTGGGACGGCGATCAGCTCACTTTGAGCCAGGTGAATAGCCACGATGCGATCGACTCCGTTGCAGTGGCTTCAGTGCCGGAAATTGCCTACACGTTGGGCTATCGGGTGGAGAAGAGGTGGATTGCTTATGAGGAGCTGCGTGAGTTTGCTGAGTTCATTGCTGCTGGTACAGTGGCAGCGTTGGTGTCTGAGGGTAGTATTACAATTCAGTCCCGTGGTGATCAATTTGCGTATCATTGCTGGGCTTAG
- a CDS encoding Formaldehyde dehydrogenase, putative has translation MAAVMPSTAYTPHPTRVMKAAQWMGTREVEVGIVPKPKITDPADAIVQITHCTISGSDIHLYEGELKDAMEKGDILGQEAIGIVEEVGPNVKTLKAGDRVIILPVISCGTCDYCQRQKYSLCDNTNPSKEVEAAYGHRLGGKLGYSRLCGGYPGDQAEYCRVPHADLSCVRAPEHIDARKLLGLTNVMTTAWHALELAEVQEGDVVGVWGCGPIGLATQRLAKLRGAKKIYAMDKDAQRLRIAEDFGMTPINVDAHPDVAEYILSIQEQGLDRSIEASGFRSSPKTEYPSTRANGQEKDSSDTLSAIIKATRKGGNMALVGDFFFTMHDFPIGPLMQKALTVRGGQTWPQKYYPFLMDLVVQGKLDSAWMFTYVDEFENIAEMYQKFSQHEIPGRLKVCLVTAFGRSQQMQSYSDLPVHNLSLEVDE, from the exons ATGGCGGCCGTAATGCCCAG CACGGCATACACGCCGCACCCCACCAGAGTGATGAAGGCAGCGCAGTGGATGGGCACACGAGAAGTCGAAGTGGGAATCGTACCCAAGCCAAAAATCACAGACCCTGCCGACGCCATTGTCCAAATCACCCACTGCACGATCTCCGGCTCAGACATCCACCTATACGAGGGCGAGCTCAAAGACGCAATGGAAAAAGGCGACATTCTCGGCCAAGAAGCCATCGGCATTGTGGAAGAAGTCGGGCCGAATGTCAAAACCCTCAAAGCCGGTGACCGGGTCATCATCCTGCCCGTCATCTCATGCGGCACCTGCGACTATTGCCAGCGACAGAAGTATTCGCTCTGCGACAACACAAACCCATCCAAGGAAGTGGAAGCCGCGTACGGACACCGACTCGGCGGGAAGCTGGGCTACAGTCGGCTGTGTGGTGGGTATCCCGGTGACCAGGCGGAGTACTGCCGTGTGCCGCATGCAGACTTATCGTGCGTCAGGGCGCCGGAGCATATCGATGCGCGGAAATTACTTGGTCTGACAAATGTCATGACCACCGCTTGGCATGCGCTGGAGTTGGCTGAGGTGCAGGAAGGCGATGTGGTGGGTGTGTGGGGTTGTGGGCCGATTGGCCTTGCTACGCAGCGACTGGCGAAGCTCCGTGGGGCCAAGAAGATCTATGCCATGGATAAGGATGCGCAAAGACTGCGAATTGCCGAAGACTTCGGCATGACTCCTATTAATGTGGATGCTCATCCCGATGTGGCCGAGTACATTTTGTCGATTCAGGAGCAAGGCCTTGATCGATCTATTGAGGCTAGTGGGTTCCGTAGTTCGCCGAAAACCGAGTATCCGTCGACACGGGCAAATGGACAGGAGAAGGATAGCAGTGATACACTATCGGCGATAATCAAGGCAACCCGTAAAGGTGGCAATATGGCATTGGTTGGGGATTTCTTCTTCACGATGCATGACTTCCCAATTGGGCCGTTGATGCAGAAAGCACTTACAGTGCGTGGGGGTCAAACGTGGCCGCAAAAG TATTATCCGTTCTTGATGGATCTGGTGGTACAAGGAAAGCTCGATTCGGCGTGGATGTTCACGTATGTGGATGAATTTGAGAACATCGCGGAGATGTACCAGAAGTTCTCACAGCATGAGATCCCAGGCAGACTGAAAGTGTGCTTAGTGACGGCATTTGGACGTAGCCAACAGATGCAAAGCTACAGCGACCTGCCAGTTCATAACCTGAGCCTTGAAGTTGACGAGTAG
- a CDS encoding putative serine-rich protein translates to MVFLRLSIKVFPREQLSSSSSSSWGRTFLGARKPANDDSSQGSGVSSTLKKPGVFLLVLERPEEVSLGGLAGMIQEHWAKLHPELEPLSIKKILDDTKEELDLYPDLTVADVWVDYGKARTDGLDQRGSVRVIQKPTVAAPERFPSVDQDWDAAIVAYERKRAMKDKKEAMETQFPAIQEEDEESSVPSLRTHSRSLSQSHVHWEHSPESSQHTNNDPHLSAQESPVEHCHRDLPLSSVEVHNLVTTSSPAKSTGPTIAGTPPPRHESEELGESPSPAERQASIARSQPTTAFVVASSSQLQPRLQKLTKLPPIASSTAKRTITQMPDDAKSPPISSALKHNTPHQQMQPTEEATASSSDMESESASQRIVKIPSKPGMPNGVKGQGHLAAVAQIVSRPLQKKQAETVIGISSESSREEESDSEDYRVEGVKKNAQQDQREMQDQVESESESESESESESDSESDSESESDSDASGEDRPKDEPITPRIDHSIPITGDVIDLEGDVQMEEPRVTRSSQFSEQSDPSMLKTNGTNLETQSRKRKQASEEPVSVKEARQEQTHPSTRVPSTPPRSVPAVIVRSEQARHCMSKSPAAQTSPMRRRIRAPSFSSPARKASVREENEAPLKPLLSGIGLGITQSPPSKQPVRLDFSQESDVASTQNSFGGPLFPSSIGTVADAPTSASVNKQTPAIERTRTLQSAIRAKDSPITERRSVSFAEGESLASSLDPAPRSTRRNAAIIKSVPTISPTQEIPLSATPRNTTSKGKPAQQTPNAVKSTQGTPSTSKSSKATPKAIANNKTYKSSSEHAQAAPSSSQVVYPPGFDIDYLTQQVEIEKKAKAKAKEDEKAIRNKEIAERAEIEHKLRENYDPQLTIVLTEMQNLLQKLANSRLEYAKRKPLRLRLEALRENLQVCEQRLEAQKSTPREPVTRKPNITLKDLLSSKKQELAVKLRPEPKSAPAPRGDVYEVPSSGESESESESDSTSDDDSQSDSESGDIMPNGQSIKMRKPWSQRSD, encoded by the exons ATGGTGTTCCTCCGACTTTCAATTAAAGTCTTCCCGCGGGAGCAGCTGAGCTCGAGCTCGAGCTCCAGCTGGGGCAGGACCTTCCTTGGCGCGCGAAAGCCTGCCAACGATGATTCTAGCCAGGGATCTGGAGTCTCATCGACACTAAAGAAACCTGGTGTCTTCTTGCTTGTCCTTGAACGCCCCGAGGAGGTTTCGCTTGGTGGGCTTGCGGGTATGATCCAAGAACACTGGGCAAAGCTTCACCCAGAACTGGA ACCGCTTTCGATCAAGAAAATCCTCGATGACACGAAGGAGGAACTCGATCTTTATCCCGATCTGACTGTTGCTGATGTCTGGGTTGACTATGGAAAAGCCCGCACTGATGGCCTTGACCAACGTGGATCCGTTCGCGTTATTCAGAAGCCTACCGTAGCTGCCCCCGAGCGATTCCCGTCTGTCGATCAGGATTGGGATGCTGCTATCGTTGCTTATGAACGAAAGCGTGCCATGAAGGATAAAAAGGAAGCCATGGAGACCCAATTCCCGGCTATtcaggaagaagatgaggagagCAGCGTTCCATCGCTGCGTACTCACTCTCGATCTCTCTCTCAATCTCATGTTCATTGGGAACATTCGCCTGAATCGTCTCAGCATACCAATAATGACCCTCATCTCTCAGCTCAGGAGTCACCAGTTGAGCACTGCCATCGCGATTTACCTCTTTCTTCGGTTGAAGTCCATAATCTCGTCACCACTTCCTCTCCTGCAAAGTCTACAGGCCCTACCATTGCTGGCACACCACCTCCCAGGCACGAAAGCGAGGAGCTCGGCGAGTCTCCATCACCAGCCGAGCGACAAGCATCTATTGCCAGATCCCAACCTACAACTGCATTTGTAGTTGCCAGCTCATCCCAACTGCAGCCTAGGTTGCAAAAGCTCACAAAGCTACCACCCATTGCGAGTAGTACAGCCAAGCGGACAATTACGCAAATGCCCGACGATGCTAAATCCCCACCTATATCATCTGCGCTCAAACATAACACTCCCCACCAACAGATGCAACCTACCGAGGAGGCTACTGCGAGCTCCAGTGACATGGAATCAGAGTCTGCTTCGCAACGTATCGTGAAAATTCCATCTAAGCCGGGCATGCCAAATGGAGTCAAAGGGCAAGGACATCTTGCGGCAGTGGCTCAGATTGTATCTCGACCCCTGCAGAAAAAGCAAGCGGAAACGGTGATCGGGATCTCCAGTGAGTCATCGCGCGAAGAGGAAAGCGACAGTGAGGACTACAGGGTAGAAGGGGTAAAGAAGAATGCCCAACAGGACCAAAGAGAAATGCAAGATCAGGTCGAGTCTGAGTCTGAGTCTGAGTCTGAGTCTGAGTCTGAGTCTGATTCCGAGTCTGATTCCGAGTCTGAATCGGACTCTGATGCCAGCGGAGAGGATAGACCCAAGGATGAGCCCATCACGCCTCGAATTGATCACTCAATTCCGATCACTGGGGATGTGATTGATCTAGAGGGCGATGTACAGATGGAAGAGCCTAGAGTAACTAGGAGCTCCCAATTCTCAGAGCAGTCGGATCCGTCGATGTTGAAAACAAACGGTACAAATCTTGAGACTCAATCACGCAAGCGAAAGCAGGCCTCCGAAGAGCCCGTGTCGGTCAAAGAAGCTCGACAAGAACAGACCCATCCCTCCACCCGGGTCCCATCTACTCCTCCACGATCAGTGCCTGCGGTCATTGTGCGCTCTGAACAGGCCCGACATTGCATGTCGAAGTCGCCAGCCGCTCAAACGAGCCCAATGCGCAGGCGGATCCGTGCGCCTTCTTTCTCGAGCCCAGCTCGAAAAGCTAGTGTTCGAGAGGAGAACGAAGCGCCCCTCAAACCTCTTCTATCTGGAATTGGCCTGGGAATCACACAGAGCCCTCCTAGCAAGCAACCTGTCAGGTTGGATTTTTCGCAAGAATCTGACGTAGCATCCACCCAGAACTCTTTTGGTGGGCCGCTTTTCCCAAGTAGCATCGGGACTGTTGCCGATGCGCCTACTAGTGCTTCTGTTAACAAACAGACTCCAGCAATTGAAAGAACAAGAACGCTGCAATCAGCCATCCGTGCCAAGGATTCCCCAATAACAGAGAGGCGATCCGTATCTTTCGCCGAGGGGGAGAGTCTTGCTTCTAGCTTGGACCCCGCTCCACGCTCCACTCGGCGCAACGCTGCGATCATCAAATCCGTCCCCACCATCAGCCCTACCCAGGAGATTCCTTTGAGCGCGACCCCACGAAATACTACGTCCAAGGGCAAGCCCGCTCAGCAGACGCCCAACGCTGTCAAATCTACCCAGGGAACACCTTCGACCTCCAAATCTAGCAAAGCCACACCCAAGGCAATCGCCAATAACAAAACATACAAATCTTCTTCCGAACATGCTCAGGCAGCACCGTCCAGTAGTCAGGTGGTCTACCCACCCGGATTTGATATCGATTATTTAACCCAGCAAGTTGAAATCGAAAAGAAGGCAAAGGCGAAGGCCAAGGAGGATGAGAAAGCAATAAGGAACAAGGAAATCGCAGAGAGGGCCGAAATCGAGCACAAGCTTCGGGAAAACTATGATCCCCAGCTCACGATTGTTTTGACCGAGATGCAGAATCTCTTGCAGAAATTGGCCAACTCCAGATTAGAATACGCTAAGCGAAAGCCGCTCCGCCTCAGACTGGAAGCCTTGCGTGAAAATCTACAAGTCTGCGAACAAAGGCTGGAGGCACAAAAGTCCACCCCGCGGGAACCTGTCACAAGAAAGCCAAATATAACCCTTAAAGACTTGCTGAGCAGTAAAAAACAGGAACTGGCTGTTAAGCTGCGACCTGAGCCCAAATCTGCCCCAGCTCCCCGCGGTGATGTGTACGAAGTGCCCAGCTCTGGTGAGTCTGAGTCTGAATCTGAATCTGACTCCACCAGTGACGATGATAGCCAAAGTGACAGTGAGTCAGGCGACATAATGCCCAATGGCCAGTCAATCAAAATGCGCAAGCCCTGGTCTCAGCGGTCCGATTAA